In Colwellia sp. M166, a genomic segment contains:
- a CDS encoding heparinase II/III family protein, with protein MFVASLTTSQTAIAKTSPNLVITSADVTNMRAAINVEGQFKTTFTANKAAIDQQMAEPITVPMPQDGGIAYQLTQDERYARYVRDMLLTYAELYPTLPLHPARKVGKQNPGKLFWQSLNEAVWLVYTSQAYDLILASLSSAEKNKIESGLFRPMVKFLSVDSPETFNKVHNHGTWTTAAVGMTGYVLAEPEWVEQALYGLDKSGKGGFLKQLDELFSPQGYYNEGPYYQRYALMPFVTFAKAIETNQPERKIFQYRNGIVLKAIDTTIQLSYNQLFFPINDAIKDKGIDTIELVNGVAIAYGLTGDKGLLDIAKQQKQILLTGDGLKVAQALDKKLAQPYDFKSVAFGDGNDGKQGALVIMRQNVAGEQAVLFKPAAQGLGHGHFDKLTWQFYDKGEEIVSDYGAARFLNVEAKYGGRYLPENKTWAKQTIAHNTVVVDQATHFNGDVEKGNANHPELIFFAKEQHVTISAAHIASVYDGVDLTRTIALVNLPSNSNSNSSSSSNLEQKQSFVIDVFQVTSAESHQYDLPVHYKGQLISTNFQLATQLTSLPVLGKENGYQHLWLKAQAQPDAGLSQITWLNENGRFYTHSAIMDGDSSVLFTQIGANDPLFNLRNENAFITRKSDAINHTFVSVLEPHGEYNPSKEFTVSAVSEVKKLSHQKINNIDVVELAVTSGQRYVLAFNAAKNFKGKQSNSFVFNGAKYRFNGRFKLFEINN; from the coding sequence ATGTTTGTTGCTAGCTTGACGACCAGTCAAACAGCAATTGCTAAAACAAGTCCTAACCTAGTGATTACTTCTGCTGATGTAACGAACATGCGTGCAGCTATTAATGTCGAAGGGCAATTCAAAACAACTTTTACGGCTAATAAAGCCGCTATCGATCAGCAAATGGCTGAGCCAATTACCGTCCCTATGCCACAAGATGGCGGTATTGCTTATCAGTTAACGCAAGATGAGCGTTATGCCCGTTATGTTCGTGATATGTTATTAACGTATGCTGAGCTCTATCCGACATTACCTTTGCATCCGGCAAGAAAAGTGGGTAAGCAAAACCCGGGAAAATTATTTTGGCAAAGTTTAAATGAAGCGGTGTGGTTAGTGTATACCAGCCAAGCTTATGATCTGATTTTAGCATCATTAAGCTCAGCAGAAAAAAACAAGATAGAGAGCGGACTATTTCGTCCTATGGTTAAATTTTTATCGGTAGACTCGCCGGAAACTTTTAACAAAGTGCATAATCACGGAACATGGACAACCGCTGCGGTTGGTATGACCGGCTACGTATTGGCTGAACCTGAATGGGTTGAACAAGCACTTTACGGTTTAGATAAATCAGGCAAGGGCGGATTTTTAAAGCAATTAGATGAGTTATTCTCGCCGCAAGGTTATTACAACGAAGGCCCATACTATCAGCGTTATGCCTTAATGCCGTTTGTTACTTTTGCCAAAGCGATAGAAACCAATCAACCAGAGCGTAAAATTTTTCAGTATCGTAATGGTATCGTGTTAAAAGCCATCGATACCACAATTCAGTTGAGTTATAACCAGTTATTCTTTCCTATTAATGATGCGATTAAAGACAAAGGTATAGATACCATTGAATTAGTTAACGGTGTCGCTATTGCTTATGGTTTAACGGGTGATAAAGGCTTACTGGATATTGCTAAACAACAAAAGCAAATTTTACTAACCGGTGATGGCCTAAAAGTAGCGCAAGCATTAGATAAAAAACTAGCACAGCCTTATGATTTTAAATCAGTCGCTTTTGGCGATGGTAACGATGGTAAACAAGGCGCGTTAGTCATCATGCGTCAAAATGTAGCAGGTGAACAAGCGGTATTATTTAAACCCGCAGCTCAAGGGCTAGGACACGGACATTTTGATAAGTTAACCTGGCAATTTTATGATAAAGGCGAAGAAATAGTTTCTGACTATGGTGCAGCACGCTTTTTAAATGTTGAAGCGAAATATGGTGGTCGTTACTTACCTGAAAATAAAACCTGGGCTAAACAAACGATCGCTCATAATACGGTGGTTGTTGACCAAGCAACACATTTTAATGGTGATGTGGAAAAAGGTAATGCCAATCATCCTGAGCTGATCTTCTTTGCAAAAGAGCAGCATGTCACCATTAGCGCAGCACATATTGCTAGTGTTTATGACGGTGTTGACTTAACGCGAACTATCGCACTGGTTAATTTACCTTCAAACTCAAACTCAAACTCAAGCTCAAGTTCAAATTTAGAGCAAAAACAATCATTTGTGATTGATGTTTTTCAGGTTACATCAGCCGAGTCGCATCAATACGACTTACCTGTGCATTATAAAGGTCAACTTATTAGCACTAATTTTCAACTTGCTACGCAATTAACCAGTTTACCGGTATTAGGTAAAGAAAATGGTTATCAACATTTATGGTTGAAAGCACAAGCGCAACCCGATGCGGGCTTATCGCAAATTACTTGGTTAAATGAAAATGGTCGTTTTTATACGCATTCGGCCATTATGGATGGCGACAGTTCGGTGCTGTTTACCCAAATTGGTGCTAATGATCCGCTGTTTAATTTACGTAATGAAAATGCCTTTATTACTCGTAAAAGTGATGCGATAAATCATACCTTTGTCAGCGTTTTAGAACCACATGGTGAATATAATCCCTCAAAGGAATTTACCGTTTCAGCGGTCAGTGAGGTAAAAAAGCTGTCACATCAAAAAATTAATAATATTGATGTTGTTGAACTTGCAGTGACAAGTGGGCAGCGTTATGTCTTAGCCTTTAATGCTGCT
- a CDS encoding chondroitinase-B domain-containing protein, with translation MNPAKISRPIMSCIISLMCCILTMKSLAAEEWLVADQQAYEQILSKVKAGDDIVLANGTWHNFEILLKGEGTKQQPITLKAQTKGKVLLTGQSNLRLAGQYLVVSGLVFKDGYTPSSAVIAFRSNKATLAYHSRVTEVVIDNYNNPDKRESDYWVAIYGQHNRFDHNYLAGKRNKGVTVAVRLDSKNSQENHHKIDHNYFGPRPIFGSNGGETLRIGTSHYSLSNSYTLVENNYFDRCDGEVEIISVKSGKNNIRNNVFFESRGTLTLRHGNGNVISENVFFGNGVDHTGGIRVINKDQIVRNNYIEGLTGYRFGSGFTVMNGVPNSKINRYHQVENALVENNSLINVAHVQLAAGSDAERSAVPISSTMENNLIFNENDQQPFTLFDDVSGISFQGNIANTKADEKLTAGISQEKIALKRAANGLLYPVDSKFANKGAPKSLTPIAKSATGPRWYAKKDSLVAFESGKTIQVAATDDALFNAVLAAGEGDILLLADGKYDVRKMIDINKTLSIKAQHQGMAKVTFQRSTLFQISDGGSLTIDGLDFSGSNSPDAAGNSLIRSQKWGMVDNYRFVMRNSKVSALDINHSFHFFDSGSGAFADYIELTNNQFTHITGDVLRLNKEIEDLGIYNAEYVTLKGNSFDEVQGALVNLYRGGTDESTFGPHFEMSNNTVKNSSKGKRNKAAASLYLHGVQVTNIESNVFDNSAVVVIEHTVGEPKTVVKNNSFNKTAAPSIEELYAQGPHTAVLSNNQQSL, from the coding sequence ATGAACCCAGCTAAAATATCTCGACCAATAATGTCATGTATCATTTCACTAATGTGCTGCATATTAACAATGAAGTCATTAGCCGCTGAAGAATGGCTAGTAGCAGATCAGCAAGCCTATGAGCAGATATTAAGCAAAGTGAAGGCAGGCGATGATATCGTACTCGCCAATGGCACATGGCATAATTTTGAAATATTACTAAAAGGTGAAGGAACGAAACAACAGCCGATAACACTAAAAGCTCAAACTAAGGGTAAGGTTTTACTCACAGGCCAATCAAATTTAAGGTTAGCGGGTCAGTATTTAGTTGTTTCAGGGCTAGTTTTTAAAGATGGCTACACACCGAGCAGTGCGGTAATCGCATTTAGAAGTAACAAAGCAACTTTAGCTTATCATTCTCGGGTAACTGAAGTGGTTATTGATAATTACAATAACCCAGATAAACGCGAATCAGATTATTGGGTGGCTATTTATGGCCAGCATAATCGTTTTGATCACAATTACTTAGCAGGTAAGCGCAATAAAGGCGTTACGGTTGCTGTTCGTCTTGATAGTAAAAATAGTCAAGAAAATCATCATAAAATAGATCATAACTATTTTGGTCCACGTCCTATTTTCGGCTCTAATGGTGGTGAAACATTACGTATTGGCACCAGCCATTATTCTTTATCTAATTCATACACTTTAGTTGAAAACAATTATTTTGATCGCTGTGATGGTGAGGTGGAAATAATTTCAGTTAAATCAGGCAAAAATAACATACGTAATAATGTCTTTTTTGAATCAAGAGGCACACTGACGCTACGCCATGGAAATGGTAACGTCATTTCTGAAAATGTATTTTTTGGCAATGGCGTTGATCATACCGGTGGTATTCGTGTTATCAACAAAGACCAAATAGTTCGAAATAACTATATTGAAGGGTTAACTGGTTATCGTTTTGGTAGTGGTTTTACGGTAATGAACGGCGTACCAAATTCGAAAATTAATCGTTATCATCAAGTTGAAAATGCACTGGTTGAAAATAATAGTTTGATCAATGTTGCTCATGTGCAATTAGCGGCGGGTAGCGATGCGGAAAGATCAGCGGTACCGATAAGCTCTACCATGGAAAACAATTTAATTTTTAATGAAAATGATCAACAACCTTTTACTTTATTTGATGATGTCAGTGGTATTAGTTTTCAAGGCAATATTGCGAATACTAAAGCAGATGAAAAGTTAACAGCTGGCATTAGCCAAGAAAAAATAGCACTGAAGCGCGCCGCCAATGGCTTGCTTTATCCTGTTGATAGTAAGTTTGCTAATAAAGGTGCGCCAAAATCTCTTACGCCTATCGCCAAGTCAGCAACAGGTCCGCGCTGGTATGCAAAAAAAGATAGCTTAGTTGCCTTTGAGTCGGGAAAAACTATTCAAGTAGCCGCAACAGACGATGCTTTGTTTAATGCCGTACTTGCTGCAGGCGAGGGTGATATCTTGCTGTTAGCGGATGGGAAGTATGATGTGAGAAAGATGATTGATATTAATAAAACCTTATCAATTAAAGCTCAACACCAAGGAATGGCAAAAGTTACTTTTCAACGTTCAACATTGTTTCAAATTTCTGATGGCGGCAGTTTAACTATTGATGGTCTAGACTTTAGTGGCAGTAACAGCCCTGACGCTGCAGGTAACAGTTTAATTCGCTCACAAAAATGGGGCATGGTTGATAACTATCGCTTTGTAATGCGTAACAGTAAAGTGAGTGCGCTTGATATTAATCATTCATTTCATTTCTTTGATTCAGGCAGCGGTGCCTTCGCTGATTATATTGAATTAACGAATAACCAGTTTACTCATATTACCGGTGACGTGTTGCGCTTGAATAAGGAAATTGAAGATCTAGGCATTTACAACGCAGAATACGTTACCTTAAAGGGTAATAGCTTTGATGAAGTACAAGGTGCTTTAGTGAACCTATATCGTGGCGGCACAGATGAAAGCACCTTTGGTCCACATTTTGAAATGAGCAATAATACCGTTAAAAACAGTAGTAAAGGTAAGCGTAATAAAGCTGCTGCAAGCCTTTATTTACATGGCGTACAAGTCACGAATATTGAAAGTAATGTTTTTGATAATAGCGCCGTTGTTGTTATAGAACATACCGTTGGTGAGCCTAAAACGGTAGTTAAAAACAATAGCTTTAATAAAACAGCAGCGCCAAGCATTGAAGAGTTATATGCGCAAGGTCCTCATACCGCTGTACTTTCAAATAACCAGCAATCGTTGTAA
- a CDS encoding FadR/GntR family transcriptional regulator → MSSNRRLFWSIVDKIEALIDSGAYSAGSRLPPERELAETFNVSRPTIREAIIALEVREKIEVKTGSGIYVLKPANQLGAQNKVNAFEVTQARALIEGEIAAIAATTITEDELVRLHQTLVDMENSQFIAAADKEFHHIIANSTRNSALMLSAQNLWKLRSSTPEIIKDYDSVCSKDNSKTLAEHKEIYFALKSGDSTQARLAMHSHFNRLINALFDAVETRALEEIKQRNSEKRGLYSIPNSAHI, encoded by the coding sequence ATGAGCAGCAACCGTAGGCTGTTTTGGAGCATTGTAGATAAAATAGAAGCCTTAATTGACTCTGGCGCATACTCTGCCGGTAGTCGCTTGCCACCTGAGCGAGAATTAGCTGAAACTTTTAATGTCAGTAGACCGACTATACGTGAAGCTATTATTGCATTAGAAGTTCGAGAAAAAATTGAAGTAAAAACCGGCTCAGGTATATATGTACTGAAACCGGCTAATCAACTGGGCGCGCAAAACAAGGTTAATGCCTTTGAGGTTACTCAAGCTCGTGCCTTAATTGAAGGCGAGATTGCAGCTATTGCCGCCACAACTATTACTGAAGATGAATTAGTTCGTTTACATCAAACCTTAGTAGACATGGAAAATAGCCAGTTCATTGCTGCTGCAGATAAAGAGTTTCATCATATCATTGCCAATTCCACTCGCAATAGTGCCTTGATGCTCTCGGCACAAAACCTGTGGAAGTTGCGCTCTTCAACACCGGAAATAATCAAAGATTATGACAGTGTTTGTAGTAAAGATAATTCTAAAACTCTGGCTGAGCATAAAGAAATATATTTTGCGTTAAAGTCAGGAGATTCGACACAAGCAAGACTTGCAATGCATAGCCATTTTAACCGGCTAATAAACGCTTTATTTGATGCAGTAGAAACCAGAGCTTTAGAAGAAATTAAGCAGAGGAATAGCGAAAAGCGTGGCTTATATTCAATTCCAAACTCGGCTCATATTTAA
- a CDS encoding NAD(P)-dependent oxidoreductase: MTKPTIGFIGLGLMGSNMVENLQKKGFEPIVMDLNKDAVAAVVARGATEANSAAELAAASDIVMLCLTTSTVVEKLIYAEDGILAGIKEGAVLIDFGTSIPASTRKIGADLAKKGAGMIDAPLGRTPAHAKDGLLNIMASGDAATFEKVKPILEMQGENVFNLGALGAGHTTKLINNFMGMTTVAAMSQAFAVADKAGVDRQQLFDIMSTGPSNSPFMGFCKNYAVDGVSDLGFSIDNANKDLGYFLEMVKDLGTRAQIAEGTSANLKAAVDAGMGKGNVPEIFDYFRELDVIRL, from the coding sequence ATGACAAAACCTACTATAGGTTTCATCGGCCTTGGCCTTATGGGCAGCAACATGGTTGAAAATTTACAAAAGAAAGGTTTTGAACCGATTGTAATGGATCTTAATAAAGATGCGGTAGCGGCTGTTGTCGCTCGTGGTGCCACTGAAGCTAACTCAGCTGCAGAACTGGCAGCAGCAAGTGATATTGTGATGCTTTGCCTTACTACTTCAACGGTTGTTGAAAAGCTAATTTATGCTGAAGATGGCATTTTAGCCGGTATTAAAGAAGGTGCGGTACTGATCGACTTTGGTACATCTATCCCAGCTTCTACGCGTAAAATCGGTGCCGATCTTGCGAAAAAAGGCGCAGGAATGATTGATGCTCCGTTAGGCCGTACACCAGCACATGCAAAAGATGGTTTACTTAATATTATGGCATCTGGCGATGCGGCTACATTCGAAAAAGTAAAACCTATTCTTGAAATGCAAGGTGAGAATGTTTTCAATTTAGGCGCTCTAGGTGCAGGTCATACGACTAAGTTAATCAATAACTTTATGGGAATGACAACTGTCGCTGCTATGTCACAGGCTTTCGCTGTTGCTGACAAAGCCGGCGTTGATCGCCAACAGCTTTTTGACATTATGTCGACAGGTCCATCTAACTCACCTTTTATGGGCTTTTGTAAAAACTATGCGGTTGATGGTGTAAGTGATCTAGGTTTTTCGATTGATAATGCCAACAAAGATTTAGGCTATTTCCTTGAAATGGTTAAAGACTTAGGTACTCGTGCACAAATTGCAGAAGGCACTTCTGCTAATCTTAAAGCGGCAGTTGATGCCGGTATGGGGAAAGGTAATGTTCCTGAAATTTTTGACTACTTTCGTGAACTAGACGTTATTCGTTTATAA
- a CDS encoding TonB-dependent receptor — MAEEQVKTDDIEVIEVKGMLGSLKAAALLKRTDGRIVDAIVAEDIGKLPDNNIAEALQRITGVSINTDFGVGDSVSIRGLPQNRVELNGRSTIGDSRDGISLQDFPSSFLKAVEVVKSPTADMIEGALGGTVSLKTVRPLELEKLTAAFSLDGEYADKTENWAPVFSGSVGNNWDLGDAGTFGALAMLSFQDREIRQDEFFSRIKPQDIDVDGMTANTESGNFIVRDQHTVEQYVENRKRSALNLSLQWAPESGDGMIYLDLNGTKRSGEQNGSSIIAVGGSLQTDANTTQDANGQLNNYTLTNDFAIPKTYSDFRETDSFSHALGGDWTISDGIMISGEVAVASSESFRPDSEFTLRPIERSTGNTHTYDGVFSQSGDKLPSIIHSDPAAFTSADNLALRTFKTEEKITNNDETAARFDITIDEPLGVDWVSALKAGIRVTEREYVYKEYKEEIKDIYKNALNDADGSLATLWIDDYNAAFPNSFTTINHANSFDQLGLSGQNDLLTYANFNGLSNPGNAYTQLQQLLVGTNLATTGSLADNLQENEGAYRDITEDTTAIYLSAHLDFDDITAIIGGRYIKTDLESAVIRDGEKVNGKNDYSDFLPSLNVTYNVTGDTIVRFAAAKVMRRADFGQLSPAFDIDNSIVTANQGAIDLEPFRATQYDISVEHYFGQGNMVSFAVFYKNVESFLSTESTCVANSATSGQNVTEWENVCQLNTAGINNSDLVFSSASDFANNAEGEAHVAALRDAGLTGIDTEKDTNGENGKVKGFEIGYQQFFDFLPGAFSGLGVSANYTYADSEQPNGNPLLDISKNTYNLQVFWEYEGVSTRLAYNYRDSFLDTEDEKRVESIDATGAIGADDSVYGNNYRDDRGQLDLSASWDINENFTLVANATNITGEPSIFKSELGSSWKYTEADRRYTIGIRAKF, encoded by the coding sequence ATGGCTGAAGAGCAAGTAAAAACCGATGATATTGAAGTTATCGAAGTTAAAGGCATGCTTGGTAGCCTTAAAGCCGCTGCACTTCTTAAACGTACCGATGGTCGAATTGTTGATGCTATTGTCGCGGAAGATATCGGCAAATTACCTGATAATAATATCGCTGAAGCGCTACAACGTATAACCGGTGTATCAATCAATACTGATTTTGGTGTCGGTGATAGTGTTTCTATTCGTGGTTTGCCGCAAAATCGCGTGGAATTAAATGGTCGCTCTACAATAGGCGACTCACGTGATGGCATAAGCCTGCAAGATTTTCCATCAAGTTTTTTAAAAGCGGTCGAAGTTGTCAAATCGCCAACAGCAGATATGATTGAAGGCGCGTTAGGCGGCACAGTAAGCCTGAAAACGGTTCGTCCTTTAGAGTTAGAAAAGTTAACGGCAGCGTTTTCCCTTGATGGAGAGTATGCGGATAAAACTGAAAACTGGGCACCTGTATTTAGTGGTTCAGTTGGTAATAACTGGGACCTCGGTGATGCCGGTACATTTGGCGCCCTGGCGATGTTATCTTTCCAAGATCGTGAAATTAGACAAGATGAGTTTTTTAGCCGTATTAAGCCTCAAGATATCGATGTTGATGGCATGACTGCTAATACCGAAAGTGGAAATTTTATTGTTAGAGATCAGCATACGGTAGAGCAATATGTTGAAAACCGTAAACGTAGTGCACTAAATTTATCACTTCAATGGGCTCCAGAGTCTGGTGATGGCATGATATATCTTGATCTCAATGGCACAAAACGTTCAGGTGAACAAAATGGTAGTTCAATTATTGCCGTAGGTGGATCGCTACAAACTGATGCGAATACGACTCAAGATGCCAACGGCCAACTGAATAACTATACCTTAACCAATGATTTTGCCATTCCTAAAACCTATAGTGATTTTCGTGAGACAGACTCTTTTTCACATGCGCTTGGTGGTGATTGGACGATTTCAGACGGTATTATGATTTCTGGTGAAGTTGCGGTAGCTTCTTCCGAAAGCTTTAGACCTGATTCTGAATTTACCCTACGACCTATTGAGCGTTCAACCGGTAATACGCACACATATGATGGTGTTTTCTCTCAATCCGGCGATAAACTCCCTAGTATCATTCATTCAGATCCCGCAGCATTTACCAGTGCAGATAACTTAGCGTTACGTACTTTTAAGACCGAAGAGAAAATAACCAATAATGATGAGACGGCAGCACGTTTTGACATCACGATTGATGAACCGCTCGGCGTTGATTGGGTATCTGCATTAAAAGCCGGTATTCGTGTCACTGAACGTGAATATGTTTATAAAGAATATAAAGAAGAAATAAAAGACATCTACAAAAATGCCCTTAATGATGCTGACGGCTCATTAGCGACCTTATGGATTGATGATTATAATGCTGCATTCCCCAATAGTTTTACAACCATTAACCATGCAAATTCATTTGATCAATTGGGCTTGTCAGGCCAAAACGATTTATTAACTTACGCAAACTTCAATGGTTTATCTAATCCTGGTAATGCTTATACGCAACTGCAACAATTACTGGTCGGTACTAACTTGGCGACTACCGGTAGCTTAGCGGATAACCTGCAAGAAAATGAAGGTGCCTATCGTGATATTACTGAAGATACTACTGCGATTTATTTGTCAGCACATTTAGATTTTGATGATATTACCGCGATTATAGGTGGCCGATACATTAAAACAGATCTTGAATCAGCGGTTATTCGTGATGGAGAAAAGGTTAATGGTAAAAATGATTATAGTGATTTTTTACCGAGCTTGAACGTGACCTATAACGTTACGGGCGATACTATTGTTCGTTTCGCTGCAGCAAAAGTCATGCGCCGTGCTGATTTTGGTCAATTAAGTCCTGCATTTGACATCGATAACTCAATTGTCACCGCCAATCAGGGAGCAATTGATTTAGAACCTTTCCGTGCCACTCAATATGACATATCTGTTGAGCATTACTTTGGTCAAGGTAACATGGTGTCGTTTGCCGTGTTTTACAAAAATGTTGAGTCTTTCTTAAGTACTGAGTCTACTTGTGTGGCTAACAGTGCAACATCAGGACAAAACGTAACGGAATGGGAAAATGTATGTCAGCTTAATACCGCAGGCATTAACAATAGCGATTTAGTTTTTTCAAGCGCGTCTGATTTTGCAAATAATGCCGAAGGTGAAGCGCATGTTGCCGCATTGCGTGATGCTGGCCTAACCGGTATTGATACCGAGAAAGATACTAACGGTGAAAATGGTAAAGTTAAAGGTTTTGAAATCGGTTATCAACAATTTTTTGACTTCTTACCGGGTGCATTTTCGGGTTTAGGTGTCAGTGCTAACTACACCTATGCAGATAGTGAGCAACCTAACGGCAATCCTTTATTAGATATCTCTAAAAATACTTACAACTTACAGGTATTTTGGGAGTATGAAGGTGTGTCTACTCGCTTAGCTTATAATTACCGTGATAGCTTCTTAGATACTGAAGATGAAAAACGTGTTGAATCTATTGATGCTACAGGTGCTATTGGTGCAGATGACTCTGTTTACGGTAATAACTATCGTGATGATAGAGGCCAGCTAGATTTATCAGCAAGTTGGGATATCAATGAGAATTTCACTTTAGTGGCTAATGCAACCAACATTACTGGCGAACCTTCTATTTTTAAATCTGAATTAGGTAGTAGCTGGAAATACACTGAAGCTGATCGTCGTTACACCATTGGTATTCGTGCTAAATTTTAA